Proteins found in one Thalassomonas actiniarum genomic segment:
- the atpF gene encoding F0F1 ATP synthase subunit B yields MNINMTLIGELIAFVVFVIFCMKFVWPPIMTAIEDRQKTIADGLAASDRAAKDLELAQEKATAQLKDAKSQAAGIIEAAKKRETQIVEEATVKAQAEKAKILAAGHAEIETERNQAKEELRQQVAVLAVAGAEKILERSIDAAAHSDILDKLVAEL; encoded by the coding sequence ATGAACATTAATATGACCCTTATCGGTGAATTAATCGCATTTGTCGTATTCGTAATTTTCTGTATGAAGTTCGTATGGCCGCCGATTATGACTGCCATCGAAGATCGTCAGAAAACTATTGCTGATGGCCTTGCCGCTTCCGACCGTGCTGCTAAAGATCTTGAGCTTGCTCAGGAAAAAGCCACGGCTCAACTGAAAGACGCAAAATCTCAAGCTGCTGGTATTATCGAAGCTGCTAAGAAACGCGAAACTCAAATTGTTGAAGAAGCGACGGTTAAAGCACAGGCCGAAAAAGCGAAAATTCTCGCTGCCGGTCATGCCGAGATTGAAACTGAGCGTAACCAGGCTAAAGAAGAATTGCGTCAACAAGTCGCTGTTCTTGCCGTAGCCGGTGCCGAGAAAATTCTCGAGCGTTCAATTGATGCCGCTGCTCACAGCGACATTTTAGATAAACTTGTAGCTGAACTATAG
- the atpE gene encoding F0F1 ATP synthase subunit C, whose translation MLYIAVALLIGLGALGTAIGFGLLGGKFLESAARQPELAPQLQVKMFIVAGLIDAIAMIGVAIGLYMLFVLS comes from the coding sequence ATGTTATATATCGCTGTTGCGTTACTAATCGGTCTTGGTGCTTTAGGTACTGCGATTGGTTTTGGTTTACTAGGTGGTAAGTTCCTTGAGTCTGCTGCTCGTCAACCTGAATTAGCACCACAACTTCAAGTTAAAATGTTCATCGTAGCGGGTCTTATCGATGCTATCGCGATGATCGGTGTTGCTATCGGCCTTTACATGTTATTCGTGCTTTCTTAA
- the atpB gene encoding F0F1 ATP synthase subunit A yields the protein MSAGAELTSQEYIKHHLANLTVGEGFWAVHLDTLGWSVFLGLLFLFIFRSVAKKATTGVPGKLQCAVELIVGFVDDSVKSTFHGKNPLIAPLALTIFVWVMLMNAMDWVPVDLLPALISFATGMDLADIYMKPVPTTDPNMTFALALGVFILVIYYSVKVKGLGGFIKELTTQPFGHWSLYPVNFILESVTMLARPLSLALRLFGNLYAGELIFLLIATIGLFQLPVHFLWAAFHLLVIPLQAFIFMMLTIVYLSLAHEDH from the coding sequence ATGTCTGCAGGTGCTGAATTAACCAGCCAAGAATATATTAAACACCATTTAGCCAATTTAACGGTTGGTGAAGGCTTCTGGGCCGTTCACTTAGATACGTTGGGCTGGTCGGTGTTTCTTGGTCTGCTTTTTCTTTTCATTTTCCGCTCCGTTGCTAAAAAAGCAACCACCGGCGTACCGGGTAAACTGCAATGTGCGGTTGAACTGATCGTTGGTTTTGTTGATGACAGTGTGAAAAGTACTTTCCACGGTAAAAACCCGTTAATTGCGCCGTTAGCATTAACGATTTTCGTCTGGGTGATGCTGATGAACGCCATGGACTGGGTGCCGGTAGATTTACTGCCTGCTCTTATCAGTTTTGCGACCGGTATGGATCTGGCCGACATCTACATGAAGCCGGTACCGACTACCGATCCTAACATGACCTTCGCCCTGGCGCTTGGTGTGTTCATTTTGGTTATTTACTACTCGGTCAAGGTTAAAGGCCTTGGCGGTTTCATCAAAGAATTAACAACCCAGCCTTTTGGCCACTGGTCGTTATACCCGGTGAACTTCATTCTTGAAAGTGTCACCATGTTGGCTCGTCCGCTGTCGTTAGCGTTACGTTTGTTCGGTAACTTATATGCCGGTGAGCTGATCTTCTTGCTGATTGCGACAATTGGCTTGTTCCAGTTGCCAGTGCACTTCTTATGGGCTGCTTTCCACTTGTTGGTTATCCCATTACAGGCGTTTATCTTCATGATGCTGACTATCGTTTACTTAAGCTTGGCTCACGAAGATCACTAA
- a CDS encoding ATP synthase subunit I has protein sequence MTTSGRNDLVKPGRRLAYQQIGISIFLVVTCALVAYFCWGLSYAISALTGGAIGIIPNFIFAWKAFRFSGASVSKLVVESFYSGVKLKLVLTALLFALAFKFMIILPIPFFGTFCLVMVMPLLAPVFLKI, from the coding sequence GTGACCACATCCGGTAGAAATGATCTGGTAAAACCGGGACGTAGGCTGGCATATCAGCAAATAGGCATCTCCATTTTCCTGGTCGTAACTTGTGCGTTAGTAGCATATTTTTGTTGGGGGTTATCCTATGCGATATCCGCTTTAACCGGCGGTGCCATCGGGATAATCCCTAATTTTATATTCGCCTGGAAAGCCTTTAGGTTCTCCGGAGCCAGCGTCTCTAAACTGGTTGTTGAATCATTTTACAGCGGCGTGAAGTTAAAACTGGTATTGACGGCGTTGTTATTCGCCCTGGCATTTAAATTTATGATCATTTTGCCAATACCGTTTTTTGGAACATTTTGCCTGGTAATGGTGATGCCGTTACTGGCACCGGTTTTTTTGAAAATTTAA
- a CDS encoding ParB/RepB/Spo0J family partition protein encodes MSPSKRRGLGRGLDALLTNEAPKPAEQPVVETVLEKSELQKLPIEQLQPGKYQPRKDMSPEALEELANSIRSQGIIQPIVVRALSEEAGSGEAQYEIIAGERRWRAALLAGIDMMPCLVKEVPDEAAVAIALIENIQREDLNAMEEAIALERLLTEFELTHQEVADAVGKSRTTVSNLLRLNNLNDEVKTLLEHGDIEMGHARALLALENDLQTTTARTVVAKELTVRETEALVKKVQEPEKPKEEKVKDPDTLALETNLSEKLGSQVSISHNRKGKGKLVISYTNLEELDGIVAKFS; translated from the coding sequence ATGAGCCCATCAAAACGTAGAGGCTTAGGCCGCGGCCTTGACGCATTACTGACCAACGAAGCCCCTAAACCGGCAGAGCAGCCGGTGGTGGAAACGGTCCTGGAAAAAAGCGAATTGCAAAAACTGCCGATCGAGCAGTTGCAGCCGGGCAAATACCAGCCGCGTAAAGACATGTCGCCGGAAGCCCTGGAAGAGCTGGCCAATTCTATCCGCTCACAAGGCATTATTCAGCCGATCGTGGTGCGCGCCCTTAGCGAAGAAGCCGGCAGCGGTGAAGCGCAATATGAAATCATCGCCGGTGAACGCCGCTGGCGTGCTGCCCTGCTGGCCGGTATCGATATGATGCCTTGCCTGGTCAAAGAAGTACCGGACGAAGCCGCCGTCGCTATTGCCCTGATTGAAAATATCCAACGTGAAGATCTTAATGCCATGGAAGAGGCGATAGCCTTGGAGCGGCTATTGACTGAATTTGAACTGACCCACCAGGAAGTGGCGGACGCGGTCGGTAAATCCCGCACCACAGTATCAAACCTGTTACGTTTGAATAACCTCAACGATGAAGTCAAAACCCTGCTTGAGCATGGCGATATCGAAATGGGCCATGCCCGCGCCCTGTTGGCGTTGGAAAACGACCTGCAAACCACCACCGCGCGCACTGTGGTTGCCAAAGAACTGACGGTACGGGAAACCGAGGCGTTAGTGAAAAAGGTTCAGGAACCTGAAAAGCCAAAAGAAGAAAAAGTCAAAGATCCCGATACCTTAGCGTTGGAAACTAACCTTTCTGAGAAGCTGGGCTCCCAGGTTTCCATCAGCCATAACCGCAAGGGCAAAGGCAAGCTGGTCATCTCCTATACCAACCTTGAAGAACTTGACGGCATAGTGGCAAAATTCTCTTAA
- a CDS encoding ParA family protein, whose protein sequence is MGKIIAVANQKGGVGKTTTSVNLAASLAATKRKVLLIDLDPQGNATMGSGIDKYEVHASCYELLVEEKPFAEVVVKDTSGVYDLLAANADVTAAEIKLMEVFARELRLRNALAPVKDEYDYIIIDCPPSLNMLTVNAMAAADSVLVPMQCEYYALEGLTALMDTISKLAAVINADLHIEGILRTMYDPRNRLANDVSEQLKRHFGDKVYRTVIPRNVRLAEAPSFGAPAMYYDKSSTGAKAYLALAGEILRREEPSPKKVANATN, encoded by the coding sequence GTGGGAAAAATAATCGCAGTAGCTAACCAAAAAGGTGGTGTGGGTAAAACCACCACTTCAGTCAACTTGGCTGCATCGCTGGCAGCGACGAAACGTAAGGTATTGTTGATCGACCTGGATCCTCAGGGCAACGCCACTATGGGCAGCGGCATCGACAAATACGAAGTGCATGCCAGCTGTTACGAACTCCTGGTGGAAGAAAAACCTTTTGCCGAGGTAGTGGTAAAAGATACTTCCGGGGTTTATGACTTATTGGCGGCCAATGCCGATGTCACCGCCGCCGAAATCAAACTGATGGAAGTGTTCGCCCGGGAGCTGAGATTACGCAATGCCCTGGCGCCGGTCAAAGATGAATATGATTATATTATTATCGATTGCCCGCCTTCCCTGAATATGTTGACGGTCAATGCCATGGCCGCCGCCGATTCCGTGTTGGTGCCGATGCAATGTGAGTATTATGCCCTCGAAGGGTTAACCGCCCTGATGGACACCATCAGCAAGCTGGCGGCAGTGATCAATGCCGATCTGCATATTGAAGGCATATTGCGTACCATGTATGATCCCCGTAACCGGCTGGCCAATGATGTTTCCGAACAGCTCAAACGTCATTTTGGTGATAAAGTCTACCGCACTGTGATCCCCAGAAATGTCCGTTTGGCAGAAGCGCCGAGTTTCGGCGCCCCGGCGATGTATTATGATAAATCATCAACCGGCGCCAAGGCTTATTTAGCCCTGGCAGGTGAGATTTTACGCCGTGAAGAGCCCAGCCCGAAAAAAGTAGCTAACGCAACCAATTAA
- the rsmG gene encoding 16S rRNA (guanine(527)-N(7))-methyltransferase RsmG, producing the protein MTLKAKLVSLISETPLEISEQQVDLLIQYVDLLVKWNKAYNLTSVRDPEEMLVKHILDSLMVGPQLHGKSFIDVGTGPGLPGIPLAILYPEYSFVLLDSLGKRITFLRQVVFQLKLTNVKPVLSRVEEYHPEIPFDGVLSRAFSSLNDMVSWCQHLIAVDTGRFFALKGQYPLEEIAALPDNIKLVTGSEIEVPHLVGERHLIELKKIS; encoded by the coding sequence ATGACATTAAAAGCAAAACTGGTCTCACTGATAAGTGAAACACCTCTGGAAATATCTGAGCAGCAAGTCGACCTATTGATCCAATATGTCGACTTGTTGGTTAAATGGAACAAAGCCTATAACCTGACCTCAGTACGGGATCCCGAAGAAATGCTGGTGAAGCATATTCTCGACAGCCTGATGGTGGGGCCGCAGCTGCACGGTAAATCTTTTATCGATGTCGGCACCGGACCGGGTTTACCCGGGATCCCGCTGGCGATCCTCTACCCCGAATACAGTTTTGTGCTGTTAGACAGCTTAGGCAAAAGAATTACCTTTTTGCGCCAGGTGGTTTTTCAGTTAAAATTAACCAACGTCAAGCCGGTATTGAGCCGGGTTGAAGAATATCACCCGGAAATTCCTTTTGATGGCGTTTTAAGTCGCGCATTTTCCTCATTAAATGATATGGTTAGCTGGTGTCAGCATTTAATTGCGGTTGATACCGGACGATTTTTTGCCTTAAAAGGGCAATATCCGCTAGAAGAAATTGCTGCTTTGCCTGACAATATCAAACTGGTGACCGGCTCGGAAATCGAGGTGCCGCATTTAGTGGGTGAGCGTCATTTAATAGAATTAAAGAAAATATCATAA
- the mnmG gene encoding tRNA uridine-5-carboxymethylaminomethyl(34) synthesis enzyme MnmG, with the protein MWYQESYDVIVVGGGHAGTEASLAAARMGCKTLLLTHNIDTLGQMSCNPAIGGIGKGHLVKEIDALGGLMATAIDHSAIQFRTLNASKGPAVRATRAQADRALYRAFVRQTLENQENLTIFQQPCDDLILENDQVIGVSTQMGLKFKGKTVVLTVGTFLAGQIHIGLNNYQGGRAGDPASVNLASSLRDMPFRMDRLKTGTPPRLDARTLDFSVMEEQPGDTPRPVFSFMGSHEDHPEQISCYITHTNEKTHDFIRQGMDRSPMYTGVIEGVGPRYCPSIEDKITRFADKDSHQIFVEPEGLTTHEIYPNGISTSLPFDVQMNLVRSIKGFENAHITRPGYAIEYDYFDPRDLKQTLESKFIHNLYFAGQINGTTGYEEAGAQGLLAATNAACRVKELDPFILGRDQAYMGVLIDDLSTLGTKEPYRMFTSRAEYRLLLREDNADIRLTEQGRKVGLVCDARWQRFNEKMEQIELERQRLKSIWVQKDHSAVEDLNPLLKNPVSRDTNLEDLLRRPEVRYDDLMKIEAFGPAIKDDQAAEQLEIQTKYAGYIERQIDEIAKKKRHEDTAIPADFDYSQISGLSNEVVAKLSDARPETIGKASRISGITPAAISLLLVYLKKHGLLRKSA; encoded by the coding sequence ATGTGGTATCAAGAGTCTTATGACGTAATCGTTGTTGGTGGCGGTCATGCGGGTACAGAAGCATCACTGGCTGCAGCGCGTATGGGTTGTAAAACCTTGTTATTAACTCACAATATTGACACCTTGGGACAAATGTCCTGTAACCCTGCGATCGGCGGGATCGGCAAGGGTCATTTGGTGAAAGAGATCGATGCGTTAGGCGGCCTGATGGCAACAGCGATCGATCACTCTGCGATACAGTTCAGAACTTTAAATGCCAGTAAAGGCCCGGCAGTACGTGCCACAAGGGCTCAGGCAGATCGCGCCCTCTATCGCGCTTTTGTCAGACAAACCCTGGAAAATCAGGAAAATCTGACTATTTTCCAACAGCCCTGTGACGATCTGATCCTGGAAAACGATCAAGTGATCGGTGTTTCCACACAAATGGGCCTGAAATTTAAAGGCAAAACCGTGGTGTTAACCGTGGGCACCTTCCTGGCCGGACAAATTCACATTGGTTTAAATAATTACCAGGGCGGTCGCGCCGGTGATCCTGCCAGCGTTAATTTAGCCTCCAGCCTGCGTGATATGCCGTTTAGAATGGATCGCCTGAAAACCGGTACCCCGCCAAGACTGGATGCCCGCACCCTGGACTTTTCTGTCATGGAAGAGCAGCCGGGTGATACCCCCAGACCGGTATTTTCATTTATGGGATCGCATGAGGATCATCCAGAGCAGATCTCTTGTTATATCACCCATACCAATGAAAAAACCCATGACTTTATTCGCCAGGGCATGGATCGTTCGCCCATGTATACCGGGGTGATTGAAGGGGTTGGGCCAAGATATTGTCCTTCTATTGAAGATAAGATCACCCGCTTTGCCGATAAAGACTCACATCAGATCTTTGTTGAGCCGGAAGGATTAACCACACACGAAATCTACCCGAACGGTATTTCAACCAGCTTGCCGTTTGACGTACAAATGAACCTGGTACGCTCGATCAAAGGTTTTGAGAATGCCCATATTACCCGTCCGGGTTACGCGATCGAATACGATTACTTTGATCCACGGGATCTGAAACAGACCCTGGAAAGCAAATTTATCCATAACCTGTATTTTGCCGGTCAAATCAACGGTACCACAGGTTATGAAGAAGCCGGTGCCCAGGGCTTGCTGGCGGCAACTAATGCTGCCTGCCGTGTGAAAGAACTGGATCCTTTCATTCTTGGGCGTGATCAGGCTTATATGGGAGTATTGATCGACGATCTTTCTACCCTGGGAACCAAAGAACCTTACCGTATGTTTACGTCTCGCGCGGAATACCGCTTATTGTTACGTGAAGACAATGCCGATATCCGTTTAACGGAGCAAGGCCGCAAGGTCGGCCTGGTCTGTGATGCCCGCTGGCAGCGTTTTAATGAAAAAATGGAACAGATTGAATTAGAGCGTCAACGGTTAAAATCTATCTGGGTGCAAAAGGATCATAGCGCTGTTGAAGATCTCAATCCTTTGTTGAAAAATCCGGTCAGCCGGGATACCAACCTGGAAGATCTGTTACGCCGTCCTGAAGTACGTTACGACGATCTCATGAAGATTGAAGCCTTTGGTCCGGCCATTAAAGATGATCAGGCTGCCGAGCAACTGGAAATTCAAACCAAGTATGCCGGTTATATCGAACGTCAAATTGATGAAATCGCGAAAAAGAAACGCCACGAAGACACGGCGATCCCTGCCGACTTCGATTACAGCCAGATTTCCGGCCTCTCCAATGAGGTGGTTGCCAAGTTATCCGACGCCCGTCCGGAAACTATTGGTAAGGCTTCGCGTATTTCTGGTATTACTCCGGCGGCAATTTCGTTATTATTGGTTTATCTGAAAAAACACGGCTTATTACGTAAAAGCGCCTAA
- the mioC gene encoding FMN-binding protein MioC yields the protein MSSFQIIVGSMLGGTEYVAEACEQSLQALGHQTQLHLQPDFSQITKENQIWLICTSTHGAGDYPDNIDQFASDLRSTSEDLSTIKFLTIGVGDSSYDTFCQAAKNIEKLLISKGCTCMKTVKTLDMSQDIDPEDLAQQWIEENSDLL from the coding sequence ATGTCTTCATTTCAAATTATCGTGGGTAGCATGTTGGGGGGAACCGAATATGTCGCCGAAGCATGCGAGCAAAGTTTACAGGCGCTCGGCCATCAAACTCAGCTGCATTTACAGCCGGATTTTTCCCAAATAACAAAAGAAAATCAAATCTGGCTCATTTGCACGTCAACTCATGGCGCCGGCGACTATCCGGATAACATAGATCAATTCGCCTCAGATCTAAGATCCACTAGCGAAGATCTATCCACGATCAAGTTTCTAACGATCGGCGTCGGCGACAGCAGTTATGATACTTTCTGCCAGGCGGCAAAGAACATTGAAAAACTACTTATATCAAAGGGTTGCACTTGTATGAAAACCGTTAAAACCTTAGATATGAGCCAGGATATAGATCCGGAAGATCTTGCTCAGCAGTGGATCGAGGAAAATTCAGATCTTTTATAA
- the mnmE gene encoding tRNA uridine-5-carboxymethylaminomethyl(34) synthesis GTPase MnmE — MTTQNITTNYQETIAAQATAPGRGGVGIIRVSGPEAKNVAMAILGKVPEVRKAEYLPFLDANKQALDQGIALYFKGPNSFTGEDVLELHGHGGPVILDMLLKEILAQGKIRIAKPGEFSEQAFLNDKLDLTQAEAIADLINSSSEQAARCAINSLQGDFSKLIHQMVENVIHLRMYVEAAIDFPEEEINFLADEKIVNDLKDIIDEVTNVRQQAQQGSLIREGMRVVIAGRPNAGKSSLLNALSGKESAIVTDIEGTTRDVLSEQIHIDGMPLHIIDTAGLRESSDRVEQIGIERAWQEISQADRVLLMVDSSHEHSLDPKVLWPEFFEKLPENIGLTIIRNKADISEAQTGYTDINDHQIVTLSAKTGQGIGELKQHLKDIMGYQGNTEGGFIARRRHITALENAHQHLITGLDQLESYVAGEILAEELRLCQQELDQITGEFTSDDLLGRIFSSFCIGK, encoded by the coding sequence ATGACCACGCAAAATATCACCACTAATTATCAGGAAACCATAGCCGCACAAGCAACGGCGCCCGGCCGGGGAGGCGTGGGTATCATTCGGGTTTCAGGCCCAGAAGCGAAAAATGTCGCTATGGCGATTTTAGGTAAGGTACCCGAAGTGCGTAAAGCCGAATACCTGCCGTTTCTGGATGCTAATAAACAGGCCCTGGATCAGGGTATTGCCCTTTACTTTAAAGGCCCGAACTCCTTTACCGGTGAAGACGTACTTGAACTGCACGGCCATGGTGGTCCGGTGATCCTGGATATGCTGCTCAAGGAAATTCTCGCCCAGGGTAAGATCAGGATCGCCAAGCCGGGAGAATTCAGTGAACAAGCCTTCTTAAACGACAAGTTAGATCTAACCCAGGCAGAGGCCATTGCCGATTTAATCAACTCCAGCTCAGAGCAGGCCGCCCGTTGTGCAATAAATTCATTGCAGGGAGACTTTTCCAAGCTCATTCACCAGATGGTGGAAAACGTCATTCATCTGCGCATGTATGTCGAAGCCGCCATCGACTTCCCGGAAGAAGAAATCAACTTCCTTGCCGATGAAAAGATCGTTAACGATCTCAAAGATATCATCGACGAAGTTACCAATGTACGTCAGCAGGCCCAACAAGGCAGCTTGATCCGCGAAGGTATGCGGGTGGTCATTGCCGGACGCCCCAATGCCGGTAAATCCAGCCTGCTCAATGCCCTGAGCGGCAAGGAAAGCGCGATAGTGACCGATATCGAAGGCACCACACGGGATGTACTGTCGGAACAGATACATATCGATGGTATGCCGCTGCATATCATAGATACCGCAGGCTTAAGGGAAAGCTCGGACCGGGTTGAGCAAATAGGCATAGAAAGGGCCTGGCAGGAAATCAGCCAGGCAGATCGGGTATTGCTTATGGTGGACTCCAGCCATGAACATTCTTTGGATCCTAAAGTGCTGTGGCCGGAGTTTTTTGAAAAACTACCGGAAAATATCGGCTTAACCATTATCCGTAACAAGGCCGATATCAGCGAAGCACAAACCGGATACACAGACATTAATGATCACCAGATCGTAACCCTGTCGGCAAAAACCGGTCAGGGCATCGGTGAGCTTAAACAGCACCTGAAAGACATCATGGGCTACCAGGGCAATACCGAAGGTGGCTTTATTGCCAGAAGACGCCATATAACGGCACTGGAAAATGCCCATCAACATTTGATCACCGGCTTGGATCAACTGGAATCTTATGTTGCCGGCGAGATCCTCGCTGAAGAATTACGTCTGTGTCAGCAGGAATTAGATCAAATCACCGGAGAGTTTACCAGTGATGATCTGCTTGGCAGAATATTTTCTTCTTTTTGTATCGGCAAATAA
- the yidC gene encoding membrane protein insertase YidC — MESQRNLLFIALLVVTYLLFTQWQQDNAPAPSEPAISQAFEESQGATQDFVPPSDSGAPQVQAAPATARLITVTTDVFEMKIDTRGGDIVEVKLLKYETEQGNGIPFTIMQNGPQKYIAQSGLTGANGLDRIIPGRPIYQTATTDYRLDDQEQLVIDLNYAGSEALAVTKRFTFNKNDYSVKVDYIINNNSSANASVQLYAQLKQNANGEGSSALIPTYRGAAYSTSEERYEKYDFDDIEDQNLNTATQGGWVAMLQHYFVSSWVPGAEDNNQLYTSFSSNRDAVIGFKAPAITIAANSQASTSATFYVGPKDQRVLEKIAENLDLTIDYGFLFMISQPLYWLLTTIQSGDFEALGLSFNFGGVGNWGIAIIIITLIVKGGMYPLTKAQYTSMAKMRELQPKLTSLKERFGNDRQKMSQAMMELYRKEKVNPAGGCLPLLIQMPIFLALYWVFLESIELRHAPFMLWIQDLSALDPYYVLPILMGISMFIMQKMQPMTIQDPMQQKMMQYMPVVFTVFFFWFPSGLVLYWLVSNVISIVQMKIIFNNLEKAKANS, encoded by the coding sequence ATGGAATCCCAACGCAATTTGTTGTTTATTGCATTGCTCGTTGTTACTTATTTGCTGTTTACCCAATGGCAACAGGACAATGCGCCCGCCCCCAGTGAACCGGCAATAAGCCAGGCTTTTGAAGAATCTCAGGGAGCTACACAGGACTTTGTGCCGCCATCCGACAGCGGTGCGCCGCAAGTTCAGGCAGCCCCGGCCACTGCCCGGCTGATCACTGTCACTACCGATGTATTTGAAATGAAAATCGATACCCGCGGCGGCGACATTGTTGAAGTAAAATTATTAAAGTATGAAACCGAGCAAGGCAATGGTATTCCTTTTACCATCATGCAAAACGGTCCTCAGAAATATATCGCCCAAAGCGGTTTAACCGGCGCCAACGGCCTGGACCGCATCATCCCCGGCCGTCCTATTTATCAAACGGCAACTACAGATTATCGCCTGGACGATCAGGAGCAACTGGTGATCGATCTCAATTATGCCGGCAGCGAAGCCCTGGCGGTCACAAAACGCTTTACCTTTAACAAAAATGATTACAGCGTCAAAGTTGACTACATTATCAACAACAACAGCAGCGCCAATGCCAGCGTGCAGCTATACGCCCAGTTAAAACAAAATGCCAACGGCGAAGGCTCAAGTGCTTTAATCCCTACCTACCGCGGTGCAGCCTACTCTACTTCTGAAGAGCGCTATGAAAAATATGACTTCGACGACATCGAAGATCAAAACCTGAATACAGCGACCCAAGGCGGCTGGGTTGCCATGCTGCAGCATTACTTTGTTTCCTCCTGGGTGCCTGGCGCCGAGGATAACAACCAGCTTTATACCAGCTTTTCCAGCAACCGCGATGCCGTGATCGGCTTTAAAGCACCGGCGATCACGATTGCCGCCAATAGCCAGGCAAGCACCTCAGCCACCTTCTATGTCGGCCCTAAAGATCAACGGGTACTGGAGAAGATCGCTGAAAACCTGGATCTGACCATAGACTACGGCTTCCTGTTTATGATCAGCCAGCCGCTTTACTGGTTACTGACCACTATCCAGTCGGGTGACTTTGAAGCCCTGGGTCTGAGCTTTAACTTCGGCGGCGTCGGCAACTGGGGTATCGCCATCATTATCATCACCTTAATCGTAAAAGGCGGTATGTATCCCCTGACCAAAGCGCAATACACCTCGATGGCGAAAATGCGTGAACTGCAACCGAAACTGACCTCGTTAAAAGAACGTTTCGGCAACGACAGACAAAAAATGTCCCAGGCCATGATGGAGTTATACCGTAAGGAAAAAGTCAATCCGGCCGGTGGTTGTTTACCCCTGCTGATCCAAATGCCGATCTTCCTGGCACTTTACTGGGTATTTTTAGAAAGTATTGAATTAAGACATGCGCCGTTTATGCTGTGGATTCAAGATCTGTCAGCTTTAGATCCTTATTACGTGCTGCCAATCCTGATGGGGATCAGTATGTTTATCATGCAAAAAATGCAACCGATGACCATTCAGGATCCAATGCAGCAGAAAATGATGCAGTATATGCCGGTAGTATTTACCGTATTCTTTTTCTGGTTCCCTTCCGGCCTGGTACTTTACTGGCTGGTAAGTAATGTTATTTCCATCGTGCAAATGAAGATCATCTTCAATAACCTGGAAAAGGCAAAAGCAAACAGTTAA